One stretch of Leadbetterella byssophila DSM 17132 DNA includes these proteins:
- a CDS encoding class I SAM-dependent methyltransferase: MFINYQEYQAMYEVEDSLWWYRILHDRVVEELKALPHFTQLKILDAGCGTGGLMSRLLKEGVQDIQGFDFNEHAVAFSGDRGLNVQQGDITRFSLGQFDVVISNDVLYQMDDEGLEQAFYRLYAALKPGGILITNNQAFPVFRGIHDLAVGSKRRFVLKDFEKLLEKYPDLKLEKATYWSLFLSPFILIARTIQRIQLKLNLVKEVKSDVSLPSPWLNQFFYTLCTWERKILKASPFGSSLFLRIRKA; encoded by the coding sequence TTGTTTATAAATTACCAGGAGTACCAAGCCATGTATGAGGTAGAAGACAGCCTCTGGTGGTATAGGATTTTGCATGATAGAGTAGTAGAGGAGTTGAAAGCCCTTCCTCATTTCACTCAATTAAAGATCTTAGATGCCGGGTGCGGAACGGGCGGATTGATGTCCCGACTTCTCAAGGAAGGCGTGCAGGATATTCAGGGTTTTGATTTTAATGAACATGCTGTAGCCTTTAGCGGAGATCGAGGCCTGAATGTTCAGCAGGGAGACATAACTCGTTTTTCCTTAGGGCAGTTTGATGTAGTTATCAGTAATGATGTTTTGTATCAAATGGACGATGAAGGACTAGAGCAAGCCTTTTACCGACTGTATGCTGCGCTTAAGCCGGGTGGGATATTGATTACGAATAACCAGGCTTTCCCGGTATTTCGTGGGATTCATGATTTAGCCGTAGGAAGTAAGCGGAGATTTGTGCTGAAAGACTTTGAAAAATTACTTGAAAAATATCCGGATTTAAAGTTGGAAAAGGCTACGTATTGGTCTCTGTTTTTGTCTCCCTTTATATTGATAGCCAGAACTATACAAAGAATTCAATTGAAATTAAATTTGGTAAAGGAGGTTAAATCTGATGTTTCATTGCCTTCGCCTTGGCTGAATCAGTTCTTTTATACGCTTTGTACCTGGGAAAGGAAAATATTAAAGGCTTCTCCTTTTGGCAGTTCCTTGTTTCTAAGAATCAGGAAAGCTTAG
- the gltX gene encoding glutamate--tRNA ligase, producing MSVRVRFAPSPTGPLHIGGVRTALYNYLFARKMGGKMLLRIEDTDQTRFVPGATDYIQEALQWLGIEIDEGVGVGGDAGPYVQSERKDIYAKYAQQLLDEGKAYYAFDTPEELDQMRKELEAAKVDNISYNAFTRMKMKNSITLPAEEVEERISSGQPYVIRLKVPLKDEVRFKDLVRGWVSVHSSTIDDKVLMKSDGMPTYHLANIVDDHMMGITHVIRGEEWLPSAPLHILLYKAFGWQAPEFAHLPLLLKPEGNGKLSKRDGLLGDFPVFPLEWKDPNTAEISRGFREDGYYPEAVMNFLALLGWNPGNDQEILSKEELISLFDIHNIQKAGARFDVQKAKWFNQQYLRKKDNAVLADELKASLPQPEWAEKIVALMKDRVDFVKEMTQGVTFLFASPDTYEEEVAAKKWDDLAKQAMPVIISTLEGVSNFQSQDLHDALFSGLEAASIKPGKVMQALRLAVTGQGKGPDLMLIMEIIGKEETLKRLNKALDVLGR from the coding sequence ATGAGTGTTAGAGTGAGATTTGCACCGAGCCCCACAGGGCCTTTGCATATTGGCGGGGTACGCACCGCATTATATAATTACCTCTTCGCCCGTAAGATGGGTGGGAAAATGTTGCTTCGTATAGAGGACACGGATCAAACTCGTTTCGTTCCCGGTGCTACAGATTATATTCAGGAGGCATTACAATGGCTTGGGATAGAGATAGACGAAGGTGTAGGCGTAGGAGGAGATGCTGGTCCGTACGTACAGTCAGAGCGAAAGGACATCTATGCAAAATATGCACAACAATTACTGGATGAGGGTAAAGCCTACTACGCTTTTGATACCCCCGAGGAGTTAGATCAGATGCGTAAGGAGTTAGAGGCTGCTAAAGTGGATAATATCTCTTACAATGCCTTCACCCGTATGAAGATGAAGAATTCTATCACCTTGCCTGCTGAAGAAGTTGAAGAGAGAATTTCTTCCGGTCAGCCTTATGTGATCCGTTTGAAGGTTCCATTGAAGGATGAGGTAAGGTTTAAAGATCTGGTTCGCGGATGGGTTTCCGTACATTCTTCTACCATAGATGACAAGGTCTTAATGAAAAGTGATGGGATGCCTACTTATCACTTGGCGAATATTGTGGATGACCACATGATGGGAATTACCCATGTTATACGTGGAGAGGAATGGTTGCCTTCAGCCCCTTTGCACATTTTATTGTATAAGGCTTTTGGATGGCAAGCACCTGAGTTTGCGCATTTGCCTTTACTTTTGAAACCGGAAGGAAATGGAAAGTTAAGTAAGAGAGATGGCTTGTTGGGTGATTTCCCTGTATTCCCTTTGGAGTGGAAGGATCCAAACACCGCTGAGATTTCCAGAGGTTTTCGTGAAGATGGATATTATCCGGAGGCGGTGATGAACTTCCTGGCACTATTGGGGTGGAATCCGGGTAATGATCAGGAGATTCTTTCTAAAGAAGAATTGATCTCTCTCTTCGATATTCATAATATCCAAAAAGCCGGAGCTCGCTTTGACGTGCAGAAAGCCAAATGGTTCAATCAGCAATATCTAAGAAAGAAAGATAATGCCGTTTTAGCGGATGAGTTGAAGGCTAGTTTGCCTCAACCTGAATGGGCAGAAAAGATTGTGGCCTTGATGAAGGACCGAGTGGACTTCGTTAAGGAAATGACTCAAGGTGTAACTTTCCTATTTGCATCTCCGGACACTTATGAGGAAGAGGTAGCTGCAAAGAAATGGGATGATTTAGCTAAGCAAGCCATGCCGGTGATCATTTCCACTTTGGAAGGCGTTTCAAACTTCCAGTCTCAGGATTTGCATGATGCTTTATTCTCAGGTTTAGAAGCCGCATCTATTAAACCGGGTAAAGTGATGCAAGCTTTACGTTTGGCGGTTACAGGTCAAGGTAAAGGGCCTGATTTGATGCTGATTATGGAGATTATAGGTAAAGAAGAAACGTTGAAGCGACTGAATAAAGCTTTAGATGTTTTAGGAAGATAA
- a CDS encoding S9 family peptidase, translating to MRKTLTLILLSSALTWAQKPNYEQAAKFSPTKLRTLIFSTEVRPSWINHSDKFWYEYQTSSGKKWYLVDPNAKTKQPLFDNSDLARQITRIVKNPFDAQHLPIENLEFTEDERSIRFEVKSTKDTIKSKEELAKLKNKADSLKKKTFYLEYDLLTKQVKEINESLKVKPRPTWASYSPDTMKIFFAKNYNLYWMDRANFEKAIKDENDSTIVEHQITKDGVQYYAWGGDQYSTTTGGDEKEESKRKNVWISWSPDAKYFVLTRKDNRHLNPMWVINNVGGKRPTLETYKYQMPGETDSTEVELHLFNAETLTSKKIHVNAFKNQTVSIYTKNRDKSSYKGKLYINYWLGDEKEFYISRSSRDLKRIDIVAVGVDGSVRNVVSERSNVYLDIKKPYFVNNNTQFIHWSQRDGWGHFYLYQKDGTLIRQLTQGDYNTEDVTGYDPKTQTYTFTANGKETGEDPYYLHHYAQSLLGGEPKLLNKGNFDHQIMTSESGKYFVNNSSRVNTIPISDLYDNKGNLILKLEEADLSLLFAAGYKFPEPFKVKAGDGITDLYGVMYKPFDFDSTKTYPIIEYVYPGPQTEAVNKSFGRSMDRVDRLAQMGFIVITVGNRGGHPARSKWYHTYGYGNLRDYGLEDKKVTVEQLAARHKYIDINKVGITGHSGGGFMSTAAMLVYPDFFKVAVSAAGNHENNIYNRWWSERHHGVTEKVSAKGDTTFSYAIEKNTELAKNLKGKLLLATGDIDNNVHPANTIRMADALIKANKRFDIVLLPGQRHAFGNMTEYFFWKMADYFSEHLLGISKRDEVDIVEINKEIPLKR from the coding sequence ATGCGAAAAACTTTAACCCTAATCCTGCTGAGTTCCGCTCTCACTTGGGCACAAAAACCTAACTACGAACAGGCTGCAAAATTCTCCCCTACCAAACTTAGGACCCTCATCTTCTCCACTGAAGTAAGGCCTTCCTGGATCAATCATTCAGATAAATTTTGGTACGAATACCAAACCTCCTCAGGTAAGAAATGGTACCTCGTAGATCCTAATGCCAAAACCAAACAGCCCCTGTTCGACAATAGCGACTTGGCCCGTCAGATCACCCGCATAGTAAAGAACCCCTTTGACGCCCAACACCTACCTATTGAAAACCTAGAATTTACAGAAGACGAAAGAAGCATTCGATTCGAAGTAAAAAGCACAAAAGACACTATAAAATCAAAAGAAGAACTAGCTAAACTCAAGAACAAAGCTGATTCTCTCAAAAAGAAAACATTCTACCTAGAATATGACTTGCTCACTAAACAGGTAAAAGAGATCAATGAATCTCTTAAGGTTAAACCCAGACCTACCTGGGCCTCTTATTCTCCAGACACCATGAAAATCTTCTTCGCGAAGAATTACAACCTATACTGGATGGATAGAGCTAACTTCGAAAAGGCCATCAAAGATGAAAACGACTCCACTATAGTAGAACACCAGATCACTAAAGATGGAGTTCAATATTATGCCTGGGGTGGAGACCAATACAGCACCACCACCGGCGGAGATGAAAAGGAAGAATCCAAAAGGAAAAACGTATGGATAAGTTGGTCGCCCGACGCAAAATACTTCGTCCTTACCCGCAAAGACAATCGTCACCTTAATCCCATGTGGGTTATCAATAACGTAGGAGGAAAACGCCCTACTTTAGAAACTTACAAGTATCAAATGCCCGGAGAAACGGACTCCACAGAGGTAGAACTTCACTTGTTTAATGCAGAGACCCTTACTTCAAAAAAGATCCACGTCAATGCTTTTAAAAACCAAACGGTAAGCATCTATACCAAAAACAGAGACAAAAGCAGCTACAAAGGCAAACTGTATATCAATTATTGGTTGGGCGACGAAAAAGAATTCTATATCAGCAGATCCAGTAGAGACCTGAAGAGAATTGATATCGTAGCCGTTGGAGTAGATGGCTCAGTGAGAAACGTGGTTAGTGAAAGGTCAAATGTCTATCTAGACATCAAGAAACCTTATTTTGTCAATAATAATACACAGTTTATACACTGGTCGCAAAGAGACGGATGGGGCCATTTCTACCTATACCAAAAGGACGGCACCTTAATACGTCAATTGACACAAGGAGATTATAACACAGAAGACGTAACAGGATATGATCCTAAAACCCAAACCTACACCTTTACGGCTAACGGAAAAGAGACAGGTGAAGACCCTTATTACCTACACCACTATGCACAGTCGCTTCTAGGAGGAGAACCTAAATTATTGAACAAAGGCAACTTTGATCACCAAATCATGACTAGTGAAAGCGGCAAGTACTTTGTAAATAACTCCTCTAGAGTAAACACCATACCGATCTCAGATCTATATGATAACAAAGGAAATCTTATACTGAAATTAGAGGAAGCAGACCTAAGCCTTCTATTTGCCGCAGGCTACAAGTTCCCTGAACCTTTCAAAGTAAAAGCCGGAGATGGAATCACTGACCTATACGGAGTGATGTACAAGCCATTCGACTTTGACTCTACCAAAACCTATCCTATCATAGAATATGTATATCCAGGTCCACAAACGGAAGCCGTTAACAAATCTTTTGGTAGAAGCATGGATCGTGTAGATCGTTTGGCACAAATGGGCTTCATAGTGATTACGGTAGGCAACAGAGGAGGGCACCCTGCCCGCTCCAAATGGTACCATACGTATGGATATGGCAACCTTAGGGATTATGGTTTAGAAGACAAAAAGGTTACCGTAGAACAATTAGCAGCAAGACATAAATACATAGATATCAACAAAGTAGGAATTACCGGACATTCCGGAGGTGGATTCATGAGTACTGCTGCTATGCTAGTTTATCCTGACTTCTTTAAAGTAGCCGTTTCAGCTGCCGGTAACCATGAAAACAATATTTACAACAGATGGTGGAGTGAACGTCATCACGGCGTAACGGAAAAAGTAAGTGCCAAAGGAGATACTACCTTCTCTTACGCTATTGAGAAGAATACAGAACTAGCTAAGAATCTAAAAGGCAAATTACTTCTAGCCACAGGAGACATTGACAATAATGTCCATCCCGCTAACACCATTCGCATGGCTGACGCACTGATTAAAGCCAATAAGAGATTTGATATTGTCTTATTACCGGGGCAGCGTCATGCCTTCGGCAACATGACTGAATACTTCTTCTGGAAGATGGCGGATTACTTCTCTGAACACCTTTTAGGAATATCTAAGAGGGATGAAGTAGATATAGTAGAGATCAATAAAGAAATCCCATTAAAACGCTAA
- a CDS encoding helix-turn-helix transcriptional regulator: MEPKIHEGKNVKRFREMLGIKQEALAQELGEDWTQKKVSLMEQKAVLEPEVLYKVSKALNIPDMAIKNFDEEKAITIIANTVNNNDHATGNSLFNYQPIFNPIDKIVQLHEEKIQLYERMLREKEDMINKLEKLLPQN; the protein is encoded by the coding sequence ATGGAACCAAAAATACACGAAGGAAAAAATGTTAAAAGATTTCGGGAAATGCTAGGCATTAAACAAGAAGCCTTAGCACAAGAACTGGGCGAAGACTGGACCCAGAAAAAGGTTTCATTGATGGAACAAAAAGCCGTACTTGAACCCGAAGTGCTCTACAAGGTTTCAAAAGCCCTAAATATACCAGATATGGCCATCAAGAATTTTGATGAAGAAAAAGCGATCACCATAATCGCAAATACCGTAAATAATAATGACCACGCCACTGGCAACTCATTATTCAATTATCAACCCATCTTTAATCCTATCGATAAGATAGTTCAGCTTCACGAAGAAAAAATTCAACTCTACGAGAGAATGTTGCGTGAAAAAGAAGATATGATCAATAAACTGGAGAAATTACTTCCCCAAAATTAA
- a CDS encoding helix-turn-helix domain-containing protein, producing the protein MTKKKTPFGKYLESKSINQAALARTTGIRPNRISEFATQDCLKMRADEIYLLAKALGERPGTLLDYLLAEIKS; encoded by the coding sequence ATGACCAAGAAAAAGACACCTTTCGGAAAATACCTGGAATCCAAATCTATAAATCAAGCTGCTTTAGCTAGAACCACAGGAATTAGACCTAACCGCATAAGCGAATTCGCTACACAAGATTGTTTGAAAATGAGAGCTGATGAGATATACCTACTTGCAAAAGCTTTAGGTGAACGTCCGGGCACATTGCTGGACTACCTGCTTGCAGAAATCAAAAGCTGA
- a CDS encoding sigma factor-like helix-turn-helix DNA-binding protein produces MNIENINLIKLKNGNEAGLSYFYRRFFPWYTFRAFRYMRDDLDAQCAVQEAFLRLWLNRAQVDSVESMHEFLKRQVQEAAKAFHRKRSNEFRKSMLYYFDYDDPDILIGHRAVEEEVTEELQPDASDQEKLDSIHRLLPHLGREQELFIRLCLRFNFNYERIAFYLGGIRDYEVANKVNKCIVQLKTLVADSSKLSSASKMETIRVDERLTPEQAEVLKLRYELGASFDDIGQALQMPVSRVREIFIQAFTVFKHGKNHSYSKNTVSYSL; encoded by the coding sequence ATGAACATTGAAAACATCAACCTCATCAAACTGAAAAACGGTAATGAAGCCGGACTGTCCTATTTCTATCGTAGATTTTTCCCCTGGTATACCTTTCGTGCATTTAGGTATATGAGGGATGATTTAGATGCGCAGTGTGCTGTACAGGAAGCGTTTTTACGTCTTTGGCTTAATCGGGCACAGGTGGATTCAGTAGAGAGTATGCATGAGTTTCTTAAGCGCCAAGTGCAAGAGGCCGCGAAAGCCTTCCATAGGAAACGAAGTAATGAGTTTAGGAAAAGTATGCTTTATTATTTTGATTATGATGACCCTGATATCCTAATAGGTCATAGGGCGGTGGAAGAGGAGGTTACAGAAGAACTTCAACCGGATGCATCAGATCAAGAGAAGCTAGATTCTATCCATCGTTTGTTGCCGCATTTAGGGAGAGAGCAGGAGTTGTTCATTCGTCTTTGTCTTCGTTTTAATTTCAATTATGAGCGTATAGCCTTCTACTTAGGGGGGATTCGGGATTATGAAGTTGCTAATAAGGTGAACAAATGTATAGTTCAGCTGAAGACCTTAGTAGCTGATAGTAGCAAGTTAAGTAGTGCTTCGAAGATGGAAACGATAAGGGTAGATGAGCGCTTAACGCCTGAGCAAGCGGAGGTCTTAAAGCTGAGATATGAATTAGGTGCTTCCTTTGATGATATTGGTCAAGCCTTACAAATGCCTGTTTCGCGGGTAAGGGAAATCTTTATACAAGCTTTTACTGTTTTTAAACATGGAAAAAATCATTCTTACTCGAAAAATACAGTTAGTTATTCCTTGTAA